One genomic segment of Gadus chalcogrammus isolate NIFS_2021 chromosome 3, NIFS_Gcha_1.0, whole genome shotgun sequence includes these proteins:
- the LOC130379348 gene encoding retinal cone rhodopsin-sensitive cGMP 3',5'-cyclic phosphodiesterase subunit gamma-like produces MDIAVPAAADKKAAPRFKQRAARTFKSKAPKPGQKGFGDDIPGMEGLGTDITVVCPWEAYGDLELGDLAKYGIV; encoded by the exons ATGGACATTGCTGTTCCAGCCGCCGCCGACAAGAAGGCCGCCCCCAGGTTCAAGCAGAGGGCTGCTCGTACCTTCAAGAGCAAGGCCCCAAAGCCTGGCCAGAAGGG ATTCGGGGACGACATCCCCGGCATGGAGGGTCTCGGCACTGACATCACGGTGGTGTGCCCATGGGAAGCCTACGGGGACTTGGAGCTCGGGGACCTGGCGAAATATGGAATCGTCTAG